In Drosophila yakuba strain Tai18E2 chromosome 2R, Prin_Dyak_Tai18E2_2.1, whole genome shotgun sequence, a single genomic region encodes these proteins:
- the LOC6530441 gene encoding uncharacterized protein LOC6530441 isoform X1, with protein MHVEKKSELRSLLKSGDKRCKLVEPRNTKSCVWRFFNLVQCDDHIEPYACCKTCGDLLSYSGKTGTGSLLRHRCLHSSSSSNDKTVRITKAKTLREPLRVAKPKIDSNVASYLGEAGALPQKWEEYEQNDEISEDIKDIIYSEDPLCYSPIHVMEDEGLDQPEKQVTVLTHSTSSAGGSSRPSAVGSGVQATVVASTSSSNNSAKQLKNNLETSIDRLTTVSEQLSYIIQQNHEEHTKDDDYYFALSLVPVMRHLSLSRKMYVRSKIQEILFKESEDSLPAKDE; from the exons TTGAAAAGAAATCGGAACTGCGTAGCCTACTAAAATCCGGGGACAAGCGCTGCAAGCTCGTAGAGCCTCGGAATACAAAGAGCTGCGTCTGGAGGTTTTTCAATCTCGTCCAGTGCGACGACCACATAGAGCCGTACGCCTGCTGCAAAACCTGCGGCGATCTGTTATCCTACAGCGGAAAAACCGGAACCGGATCCCTGCTCCGTCACCGATGTCTCcactccagcagcagcagtaacg ACAAAACCGTGCGGATTACCAAGGCTAAGACGCTGAGGGAGCCGCTGCGTGTGGCCAAGCCGAAGATCGATTCCAACGTCGCCAGTTATCTGGGCGAGGCGGGTGCTTTGCCGCAAAAGTGGGAGGAGTACGAGCAGAACGATGAGATCAGCGAGGACATCAAGGACATCATATACAGTGAGGATCCACTGTGCTACAGCCCCATACACGTGATGGAGGACGAGGGGCTTGACCAGCCCGAGAAGCAAGTGACCGTGCTTACGCATTCGACTTCATCAGCCGGTGGAAGCAGCAGGCCAAGCGCTGTGGGCTCGGGGGTACAAGCCACTGTGGTGGCCTCCACGTCCTCCAGCAACAACTCGGCCAAGCAGCTGAAGAACAACTTGGAGACGTCCATCGACCGGCTGACCACCGTCAGCGAACAGCTCAGCTACATCATTCAACAGAATCACGAGGAGCACACCAAGGACGACGACTACTATTTTGCTCTAAGCTTGGTGCCCGTGATGCGCCACCTTTCGCTCAGTCGGAAGATGTACGTGCGGTCAAAGATCCAGGAGATACTGTTCAAGGAGAGTGAGGACTCGCTGCCCGCCAAGGATGAGTAG
- the LOC6530441 gene encoding uncharacterized protein LOC6530441 isoform X2, with protein MPKGRVSNVWQHYDINEECENFAICRYCGNNISRGGMASNLKGNNTTNLWTHLRHKHRDEVLVSPVQQRPQARMIPIIKKDKTVRITKAKTLREPLRVAKPKIDSNVASYLGEAGALPQKWEEYEQNDEISEDIKDIIYSEDPLCYSPIHVMEDEGLDQPEKQVTVLTHSTSSAGGSSRPSAVGSGVQATVVASTSSSNNSAKQLKNNLETSIDRLTTVSEQLSYIIQQNHEEHTKDDDYYFALSLVPVMRHLSLSRKMYVRSKIQEILFKESEDSLPAKDE; from the exons ATGCCCAAGGGTCGCGTAAGCAATGTGTGGCAGCACTACGATATTAACGAGGAGTGCGAAAACTTTGCGATATGCCGTTACTGCGGCAACAATATATCGCGTGGTGGCATGGCAAGCAATTTGAAGGGCAACAATACGACCAATTTGTGGACGCATCTGCGACACAAGCACAGGGACGAGGTCCTGGTCAGTCCGGTGCAGCAGCGTCCACAGGCCCGCATGATCCCGATCATCAAGAAAG ACAAAACCGTGCGGATTACCAAGGCTAAGACGCTGAGGGAGCCGCTGCGTGTGGCCAAGCCGAAGATCGATTCCAACGTCGCCAGTTATCTGGGCGAGGCGGGTGCTTTGCCGCAAAAGTGGGAGGAGTACGAGCAGAACGATGAGATCAGCGAGGACATCAAGGACATCATATACAGTGAGGATCCACTGTGCTACAGCCCCATACACGTGATGGAGGACGAGGGGCTTGACCAGCCCGAGAAGCAAGTGACCGTGCTTACGCATTCGACTTCATCAGCCGGTGGAAGCAGCAGGCCAAGCGCTGTGGGCTCGGGGGTACAAGCCACTGTGGTGGCCTCCACGTCCTCCAGCAACAACTCGGCCAAGCAGCTGAAGAACAACTTGGAGACGTCCATCGACCGGCTGACCACCGTCAGCGAACAGCTCAGCTACATCATTCAACAGAATCACGAGGAGCACACCAAGGACGACGACTACTATTTTGCTCTAAGCTTGGTGCCCGTGATGCGCCACCTTTCGCTCAGTCGGAAGATGTACGTGCGGTCAAAGATCCAGGAGATACTGTTCAAGGAGAGTGAGGACTCGCTGCCCGCCAAGGATGAGTAG